A window from Chitinophaga filiformis encodes these proteins:
- a CDS encoding GLPGLI family protein, translated as MQHIIRTLILAAGISCFQQYSFAQDKTQGVIHYDITYHIHASLKPDQMQYKDLVPETIVEKAELKYNGQRLKSYFNDDIQNEQDGVNTSIKVSSEDGNEKYADVDRKTLWWVDKAKNPPVLVERSLFEKDEDQATESAETQKILDYNCRKLVVKSKNGPLTIWYTTELPLKAGTPASAFTDKGVVLALDSKKMSFKATSIEFVPVTETDVTPPADLKIVKNSDHKGI; from the coding sequence ATGCAACACATCATCCGTACACTGATCCTGGCGGCAGGTATCAGCTGCTTTCAGCAATACAGCTTCGCACAGGACAAAACGCAGGGCGTGATCCATTATGATATTACCTATCATATTCATGCCTCTCTCAAGCCTGACCAGATGCAATACAAAGACCTGGTACCGGAAACCATTGTGGAGAAAGCAGAACTGAAATACAACGGACAACGCCTGAAATCCTACTTTAATGATGACATACAAAATGAACAGGACGGCGTCAATACCAGTATCAAGGTGTCTTCTGAAGACGGCAATGAAAAATATGCGGACGTAGACAGGAAGACTCTCTGGTGGGTTGACAAAGCAAAGAATCCTCCTGTGTTGGTCGAGAGATCCTTGTTTGAAAAGGATGAAGACCAGGCAACAGAAAGTGCTGAAACACAAAAAATACTGGATTATAACTGCAGAAAGTTGGTCGTTAAATCCAAGAACGGTCCGCTCACGATCTGGTATACTACGGAACTTCCTTTGAAGGCTGGCACCCCGGCAAGTGCCTTTACTGATAAAGGTGTAGTGCTGGCCCTTGATAGCAAAAAAATGAGTTTCAAAGCAACCAGCATTGAGTTCGTACCGGTGACTGAGACAGACGTAACTCCCCCTGCTGACCTAAAAATCGTGAAGAATAGCGACCATAAAGGAATCTAG
- a CDS encoding outer membrane beta-barrel protein: MRNFTVIISFSLSLTTNLSAQTKDTLRTDTSRPRIRDLKEVVVESRPPIRMKGDTVEYNAAQYKTRENAVVEDLLRKLPGVKVDQTGNITAQGEKVARVLIDGKEFFGNDPAIATKNLPADMVAKVQVLDKMSDQEEFTGIDDGDKVKTINIVTKKNSKKGYFGNISAGIGPDGKYDAGLNINIFAGEQQLSLLFKANNINKSGFSASELIRMLSANPELFNNLPATAIAELSKMKGVRINSDDPAEKAQLARPTGINNTQYGGVNYNNDWGDALKLRSSYFYNRFTSRNSYNYDRHYLLPDTAYNYLQNGISLQENNNHRGNAALDIKLDRYNSLKISPAINHNTSVLKSNRSYLSYTADHALLLNQGEQVLNSNNTNTNAMADILFRHRFSRPGRTLSLTVTPGYLRLENDGLNIARNEYYNLGTRDSINQQTRGHSDNYTLNNNLVYTEQLSKHTALRLTEQFNISQGDYEQLAYNINHDDGAYNVLDNRYSDVYNSVVTRNIADVAVAGRYKKFIYTLGLSVENSGLKGSSDYKTYRLSGNYNTFLPHLYARYRFSKSSQLTLNYNSNAVLPGLNQLRPLEDISDPLYIRKGNPDLQQAVNHDLMLAYLSNNIYSNIFTNVQLRISVIRNQFTDYYTIDSAGRQLISPINANGYFSGSLHAERSVPFGGGGSSLTFGAELSYNRYPGYFNAIADKIRQWGITPDINFNYYPISDLSMTIRGNASWNDRHSAANSGTSQQYWFLNYGLDLMANLPWKLHGDAGIECYTSTGLSGAYNNTVALLNTGLSREINRQLSLRLEAHDLLNQNKSFNRLARNGYTEDRQNNVLGRYYMLSLICKLRHFAKNNHSTLK, encoded by the coding sequence ATGCGAAACTTTACAGTTATTATTTCTTTTTCTTTATCTCTTACTACCAACCTGTCCGCACAAACGAAAGATACTCTGCGGACGGACACCAGTAGACCCAGGATACGCGATCTGAAAGAAGTGGTCGTGGAAAGCCGTCCTCCAATCCGCATGAAAGGGGATACAGTAGAATACAACGCTGCACAATATAAAACCAGGGAAAATGCCGTAGTGGAAGACCTGCTCAGGAAGCTGCCCGGCGTAAAGGTGGACCAGACGGGCAACATTACAGCACAGGGAGAAAAAGTAGCCAGGGTGCTGATAGATGGAAAGGAATTCTTTGGCAACGACCCCGCTATTGCCACAAAGAACCTGCCTGCCGACATGGTGGCTAAGGTACAGGTGTTGGATAAAATGAGCGACCAGGAGGAATTCACCGGTATTGACGATGGAGACAAAGTCAAGACCATCAACATCGTTACAAAAAAGAACAGCAAGAAAGGATATTTCGGTAATATCTCCGCCGGGATAGGCCCCGATGGTAAATACGACGCTGGATTGAATATCAATATTTTCGCCGGAGAACAGCAGTTGTCCCTGTTATTTAAGGCGAATAATATCAATAAATCCGGGTTCTCGGCCTCAGAACTCATAAGGATGTTAAGCGCCAATCCGGAGTTGTTTAACAATCTGCCAGCTACGGCTATTGCAGAACTGAGTAAGATGAAAGGCGTGCGTATCAACAGTGACGATCCTGCGGAAAAGGCTCAATTGGCCCGCCCTACGGGGATCAATAATACACAATATGGTGGAGTGAACTACAACAATGACTGGGGAGACGCCCTTAAATTGCGCAGCAGCTACTTCTACAACCGCTTTACATCCCGTAACAGCTATAACTACGACCGCCATTATCTGTTGCCAGACACTGCCTATAACTACCTGCAAAACGGCATCTCGCTGCAGGAAAATAATAATCACCGGGGAAATGCCGCACTTGATATAAAGCTGGACAGATATAATTCCCTAAAAATATCGCCTGCTATTAACCACAACACATCAGTACTCAAAAGTAACAGAAGCTACCTTTCATATACTGCAGACCATGCGTTGTTACTGAACCAGGGAGAACAGGTATTGAACAGCAACAACACGAATACAAATGCTATGGCCGATATCCTGTTCCGCCACCGCTTTTCCAGGCCCGGCCGTACGCTCTCGCTTACTGTTACACCCGGATATCTCCGGCTGGAGAACGATGGTTTGAATATAGCCAGGAACGAGTATTACAACCTGGGCACAAGAGATAGTATCAATCAACAGACAAGGGGACATTCAGATAATTACACGCTGAATAATAACCTGGTCTATACGGAGCAACTCTCAAAACACACGGCGCTACGCCTTACGGAGCAATTCAATATCAGCCAGGGCGATTATGAGCAGCTGGCATATAACATCAATCATGATGACGGAGCATACAACGTGTTGGATAACCGATACAGTGATGTCTATAACAGTGTGGTCACGAGGAACATTGCCGATGTGGCGGTAGCTGGCCGATATAAAAAGTTCATTTATACCCTGGGATTGAGTGTAGAGAACAGTGGCCTGAAAGGTAGTTCCGATTACAAAACCTATCGTCTCAGCGGCAATTACAATACGTTCCTGCCGCATCTTTATGCGCGATACCGCTTCTCGAAATCAAGTCAGCTGACACTTAATTATAATAGCAATGCGGTCCTGCCCGGGCTTAACCAGTTACGCCCCCTGGAAGACATCAGTGATCCGCTATATATCAGGAAAGGAAATCCGGACCTGCAGCAGGCGGTCAATCATGATCTGATGCTGGCCTATCTGAGCAACAATATCTACAGTAATATTTTCACCAATGTCCAGCTGCGTATATCTGTGATCAGGAACCAGTTTACAGACTACTACACCATTGACAGTGCAGGCAGGCAGCTCATTTCTCCCATCAATGCCAATGGTTATTTTTCCGGAAGCCTGCATGCAGAGAGATCGGTGCCTTTTGGCGGTGGCGGTTCCAGTCTGACTTTCGGGGCAGAGTTATCTTATAACCGGTATCCCGGCTATTTCAATGCCATCGCCGACAAGATCAGGCAGTGGGGAATTACGCCCGACATCAATTTCAATTATTACCCCATCAGTGATCTGAGTATGACAATCAGGGGGAATGCCAGCTGGAATGATCGTCACAGCGCGGCAAATTCTGGTACCAGTCAACAATACTGGTTCCTGAACTATGGGCTGGACCTCATGGCCAATTTACCCTGGAAACTTCATGGAGATGCCGGCATTGAATGCTATACAAGCACCGGGCTGAGTGGCGCATACAACAACACCGTGGCATTGTTGAATACCGGTCTTTCCAGGGAAATCAACAGACAGTTATCGCTCCGCCTGGAAGCTCATGACCTGCTGAACCAGAACAAAAGCTTCAACCGGCTGGCCCGTAACGGCTATACGGAAGACAGGCAAAATAATGTACTGGGGCGCTATTATATGCTTAGCCTGATCTGCAAGCTGCGTCATTTTGCAAAGAACAATCATTCAACACTTAAATAA
- a CDS encoding sensor histidine kinase, which yields MGKVRKRIWWIAIPALLAVLLFQLYWLRQTYQSQQEAFVATATEAFLNVYDNAIIVTAKIKSGGKHKDKKYTIQAMIDVDKSSKEEQEAPGPRAFISYDSTTERSKSGIPEDIHLDTSIANTNMSFDTMSPLAHFVSTVFSSFTDVIPDVDTLNKYYRRELDKKHITLPFRILIGKEIDTTVSRPTLMIYPGMNNPKKTIGVQFGGLNTHLLRKMGSAIILSIFIAFLIIGCIWTLWRIIVRQEKLESMKREFISHVTHELKTPVSILKATNEALLTFRGINDPDKTVRYLRHSKVELDKLQDLIDKIMQVTREEQEQQPLSAVPADLKVLVNDAVIRFSHLPGVSIRQQYDIQSGYFQTDITAFNTILSNLLDNAVKYNDKPQKEILVSVREHTGYYSFTVKDNGNGIEKQHLPFLFDKFYRVVQGDRHDTKGYGLGLSHVKALLHQLYGSISVSSVPGNGTTFIFQLPKHEKDQAATG from the coding sequence ATGGGTAAGGTCAGGAAAAGAATATGGTGGATCGCCATACCGGCATTACTGGCGGTACTGCTCTTCCAGTTATACTGGTTGCGGCAAACCTACCAGTCGCAACAGGAGGCTTTTGTAGCTACTGCTACTGAGGCATTCCTGAATGTATATGATAATGCGATCATTGTCACGGCTAAAATTAAGTCGGGCGGCAAGCATAAAGATAAAAAGTACACCATTCAGGCAATGATCGATGTAGACAAGTCATCGAAAGAAGAACAGGAGGCCCCTGGCCCCAGGGCCTTCATAAGCTACGACTCAACGACGGAACGGTCAAAAAGCGGGATCCCGGAGGATATTCACCTCGATACTTCCATCGCCAATACCAATATGTCTTTTGACACCATGTCTCCGCTGGCGCATTTCGTCTCTACGGTATTTTCGTCCTTTACAGATGTAATACCAGATGTTGATACGCTGAATAAATACTATCGCCGGGAACTGGATAAAAAACATATTACCCTGCCTTTTCGGATATTGATCGGGAAAGAGATCGATACTACTGTCAGCCGGCCGACACTGATGATCTACCCCGGCATGAATAACCCGAAAAAGACCATTGGTGTACAATTCGGTGGACTCAATACCCATCTTTTGAGGAAAATGGGTAGCGCCATTATCCTTTCCATCTTCATTGCCTTCCTGATTATAGGATGTATCTGGACATTGTGGCGGATCATTGTGCGACAGGAAAAACTGGAAAGCATGAAACGGGAATTTATCAGTCATGTGACCCATGAACTGAAAACACCTGTATCCATTCTAAAGGCCACTAATGAAGCATTGCTTACCTTCAGGGGTATCAATGATCCGGATAAAACAGTACGTTACCTCCGTCATTCCAAAGTTGAACTGGATAAACTGCAGGACCTGATCGATAAGATCATGCAGGTCACCAGGGAGGAGCAGGAACAGCAACCCTTGTCTGCAGTACCTGCAGACCTTAAAGTTTTAGTGAATGATGCTGTTATCCGCTTTTCCCATTTGCCAGGGGTAAGTATAAGGCAGCAATATGATATTCAGTCAGGATATTTTCAGACCGATATCACTGCCTTCAATACCATCCTGAGCAACCTGCTTGACAACGCTGTTAAATACAACGATAAGCCACAAAAAGAGATCCTCGTGAGTGTGAGAGAGCATACAGGGTACTATAGCTTTACAGTAAAAGACAATGGGAATGGCATTGAAAAACAACACTTACCATTCCTCTTCGATAAGTTCTACCGCGTTGTACAGGGAGACCGCCATGATACAAAAGGATACGGACTGGGGCTCAGTCATGTGAAAGCACTGTTACATCAATTGTATGGCAGCATCAGCGTCAGCAGTGTTCCCGGCAACGGCACTACCTTTATTTTCCAATTACCGAAACATGAAAAAGATCAAGCTGCTACTGGTTGA
- a CDS encoding polysaccharide deacetylase family protein, giving the protein MTTRKEFLKTAGLLGMAGMVGPSALAAGPSKQTKPVSGWADGSRLVVSVSMQFEAGGQPVNAESPFPQNMAKGYKDLPSETWYQYGYKEGIPRMLDNWDKLGIKVTSHMVGSAVLKNPSLAKEIVQRGHEAAAHGRDWATQYTMSYEEEKQFILDGVKAVEQVTGVTPKGYNANWLRRGENTLKILQELGFTYHIDDLSRDEPFIIQVNNKDFVVVPYTLRNNDIVLVSGQWFSTDQFLQQVKMEFDQLYEESAYRRRMMSVSFHDRIGGSPQMVKAASELFTYMQRHKGVVFKRKDEIAKLALSDKSTIRE; this is encoded by the coding sequence ATGACTACCAGAAAAGAATTTCTCAAAACTGCCGGTCTTTTAGGAATGGCCGGTATGGTGGGCCCGTCTGCCCTGGCTGCAGGTCCGTCGAAACAAACAAAACCGGTATCTGGCTGGGCGGATGGTTCGCGGCTCGTGGTAAGTGTATCTATGCAATTTGAGGCAGGCGGACAGCCGGTGAATGCAGAAAGCCCTTTCCCGCAAAACATGGCGAAAGGATATAAGGACCTGCCTTCGGAAACATGGTACCAGTACGGCTACAAAGAAGGCATTCCCCGGATGCTTGATAACTGGGATAAACTTGGCATCAAAGTCACCTCACACATGGTTGGTTCTGCTGTATTGAAGAATCCTTCACTGGCGAAAGAAATTGTGCAACGCGGGCATGAAGCTGCTGCACATGGCCGCGACTGGGCTACACAGTATACCATGTCTTACGAAGAGGAAAAGCAGTTTATTCTCGACGGCGTGAAAGCAGTAGAGCAGGTAACGGGTGTTACTCCCAAAGGTTACAATGCCAACTGGCTGCGAAGAGGGGAGAATACGCTGAAGATATTACAGGAGCTGGGCTTTACCTATCATATCGATGATCTTAGCAGGGATGAGCCCTTCATCATCCAGGTGAACAATAAGGACTTCGTGGTGGTGCCTTATACGTTACGTAATAATGATATCGTACTGGTTTCTGGTCAATGGTTTTCTACTGATCAGTTCCTGCAACAGGTGAAGATGGAATTCGACCAGCTGTATGAAGAATCGGCCTACCGTAGACGCATGATGTCTGTCAGCTTTCATGATCGTATCGGCGGATCTCCGCAAATGGTAAAGGCCGCGTCTGAGTTGTTTACTTATATGCAGCGGCATAAGGGCGTGGTGTTTAAACGGAAGGATGAGATCGCGAAGCTGGCGTTGAGTGATAAAAGTACGATAAGGGAATAA
- a CDS encoding YhcH/YjgK/YiaL family protein, which produces MIIDTLKNADRYYGLGAKFVKAFEYLQQTDFSQVEKGKYEIDGTSIFAIVNEYDTIPTEGEQMESHKKYIDVQYIVSGEELIGHDFLRQQTPSKAYDDAADFMLFGETPTFFSKLEQGMFAIFFPTDLHMPNIKVKDPVPVKKVVMKISVQ; this is translated from the coding sequence ATGATTATCGATACTTTAAAGAATGCAGATCGCTATTACGGCCTGGGCGCTAAATTCGTAAAGGCTTTTGAATATCTGCAACAAACAGATTTTTCCCAGGTAGAGAAAGGTAAATATGAAATTGACGGTACCAGTATCTTTGCCATTGTAAATGAATACGATACCATCCCGACGGAAGGCGAGCAAATGGAGTCCCATAAAAAATATATCGACGTACAATACATCGTAAGTGGTGAGGAACTGATAGGACATGATTTCCTGCGTCAACAAACGCCATCAAAAGCCTATGACGATGCGGCGGACTTCATGCTATTCGGCGAAACACCTACATTCTTCTCAAAACTGGAACAAGGAATGTTTGCCATCTTCTTCCCGACAGACCTCCACATGCCGAACATCAAGGTGAAAGACCCGGTACCGGTAAAAAAGGTAGTGATGAAGATCAGTGTGCAGTAA
- a CDS encoding HEAT repeat domain-containing protein, which yields MRFIKQTKLFFREGNSDKTYEIDLCEVGPGQYVVNFRYGKRGSALKEGSKTVSPVDLSAATAIYDALEKEKRSKGYAAEQDAGPVAEFVVPDISQVQEPMHVAILKRLEYALKRHSKFKTEWKTSRVIWKAGELRIREAAPYIVKLIEREDAMQRYVSLWALGRCGSEADIPTLKAYAENSSYPYYQRQIAVHALLLLLPEEERKRYIEQFEKGLAPEFQVAIKSGSKQQLLQLLEERVKLLVQPAYPLLEELYITGIANPTVREVLLRFLGTLPLKLNFFQHIRHLFKQAELRDDHELVALLTERFEREQENPGDGSYANKKTKPYRKTTRLYLRRRVLRRLRKMGKRGDIQYVRFATAMLLQYDAAKHTGPLTQPWRNAPYNSIYSPATSNHPAHARAILLNYILQGDSKELQLVPDGTLWIKVSDNAAGSRQPKQENKGESLLKKVASLFRGRKHNDVQPAISAEQVVKNANADSEVPFLHLWQQLPQAFIQLLIKGKLDEIHDFALHQLLQHPDYNALKEKMDSQVIRALLGNPFRLPQEYGLQLAREKFDINNPSLPIILALLHSTSTEAREQGMEWAGARPDLCLADVDFIRELIFCPYEDVRAFARIQLGQVKLGEEKVRLLAAKIIAYLLAVKDADNQLNDTLTDGCRIIEQHLGAALIHLDFQIIEDLLQSQVAAAQALAARLLLLKKEQFNLDHITDSLLHSLLENGYQPVRAAGIDVIGAISEAELLKRQGLLLYCCTAPYTDVRNAVRPLLKRLAEKYAPLAVWLVNELVPLLMRKETAEGLHADLALILSNELVRHLQDIDQATALRLLYSNYRPAQAFGVLVLEKYIPAESLTIKQVIAAGSHELQVVREWCWRFFQQHVTRIRYERDAAVTLLDATWEDTRAFAAEYFRTQFEAADWSPESLVAIADSVNPSVQAFGRELLTRFFREEDGPVYLMKLSQHPGVAMQLFATNYLEHYAAGNLSYLKELEHYFRSVLSRVNKARVAKERIFNFLEKEALKSREAAVYIGEIIADISATVAIGDKARCIAVMRNIHQLYPDLFLPVRFKEFPVKQS from the coding sequence ATGCGATTTATAAAGCAAACAAAGCTTTTCTTTAGAGAGGGGAATTCGGACAAAACCTATGAGATTGATTTATGTGAAGTTGGCCCCGGACAATATGTAGTAAACTTCCGCTATGGCAAGCGGGGAAGCGCATTAAAAGAAGGTAGTAAAACAGTATCACCCGTAGATCTGTCAGCAGCCACCGCTATCTATGATGCGCTTGAAAAGGAAAAACGCTCCAAAGGATATGCAGCTGAACAAGATGCCGGACCTGTAGCAGAATTTGTTGTTCCTGACATATCACAGGTACAGGAACCTATGCACGTAGCTATTCTGAAACGCCTGGAATATGCCCTGAAAAGACATTCCAAATTCAAAACCGAATGGAAGACATCCCGCGTCATCTGGAAAGCCGGCGAGCTACGCATCCGGGAGGCCGCTCCTTACATTGTCAAGCTGATCGAACGGGAAGATGCTATGCAACGTTATGTATCACTGTGGGCCTTAGGCCGTTGCGGCAGTGAGGCAGACATTCCCACCCTGAAGGCATATGCAGAGAACAGCTCATATCCCTATTACCAACGGCAGATTGCAGTACACGCATTATTACTCCTGTTGCCGGAGGAGGAGCGTAAACGTTATATCGAACAGTTTGAAAAGGGACTGGCGCCGGAATTTCAGGTGGCTATAAAGTCCGGCAGTAAACAGCAACTGCTGCAGTTGCTGGAAGAAAGGGTAAAGCTGCTGGTACAACCTGCCTATCCCTTACTGGAAGAGCTTTACATAACAGGCATCGCCAATCCCACGGTACGTGAAGTGTTACTGCGCTTCCTGGGCACCTTGCCATTGAAACTCAATTTCTTTCAACATATCCGTCACCTCTTCAAACAGGCGGAGTTAAGGGACGATCACGAATTGGTAGCACTGCTCACCGAACGTTTTGAAAGAGAGCAGGAAAACCCGGGAGACGGTTCTTACGCCAACAAAAAGACAAAACCCTACAGAAAGACTACCCGTCTTTATCTGCGGCGCCGGGTGTTGCGGCGCTTGAGGAAAATGGGGAAACGGGGTGACATTCAGTACGTAAGGTTCGCTACCGCTATGTTGTTGCAATACGATGCAGCCAAACATACCGGTCCTCTCACCCAACCCTGGCGCAATGCTCCCTACAATAGCATTTACAGCCCTGCTACCTCTAATCATCCGGCCCATGCCAGAGCGATATTATTGAACTATATCCTGCAGGGAGATAGTAAGGAGTTGCAGCTGGTACCGGATGGAACATTGTGGATTAAGGTAAGTGATAATGCCGCCGGTTCAAGGCAGCCCAAACAGGAAAACAAGGGAGAAAGCCTGCTGAAAAAAGTGGCTTCCTTATTCCGTGGCCGCAAGCACAATGATGTACAGCCAGCTATTTCGGCTGAACAGGTAGTGAAAAATGCGAATGCAGACAGCGAAGTGCCTTTTCTGCATCTGTGGCAACAACTCCCGCAGGCATTCATTCAACTGCTGATAAAAGGAAAACTGGACGAGATCCATGACTTCGCCCTGCATCAATTGCTGCAGCATCCTGATTATAACGCCCTGAAGGAAAAGATGGACAGCCAGGTGATACGCGCCCTGCTGGGGAATCCTTTCCGTCTGCCACAGGAATATGGTCTGCAGCTTGCACGCGAGAAGTTCGATATCAACAATCCTTCTCTGCCTATTATATTGGCATTACTACATAGCACGTCAACAGAAGCACGTGAACAAGGGATGGAATGGGCTGGCGCGAGACCGGACCTCTGCCTGGCAGATGTTGACTTCATCCGGGAACTGATCTTCTGTCCATATGAAGATGTGCGTGCTTTTGCACGCATACAGCTGGGGCAAGTGAAGCTGGGGGAAGAGAAGGTCAGACTGCTGGCAGCTAAGATCATTGCTTATCTCCTTGCTGTCAAAGATGCTGACAATCAGCTCAATGATACACTGACAGACGGCTGCCGCATCATTGAACAGCACTTAGGAGCAGCGCTGATACACCTGGATTTCCAGATCATCGAGGACCTGTTGCAAAGCCAGGTTGCTGCTGCGCAGGCACTGGCCGCCCGTCTGCTATTGCTGAAAAAGGAACAGTTTAATCTGGATCATATTACCGATAGCCTGCTGCATAGTTTACTTGAAAACGGGTATCAGCCGGTAAGAGCTGCCGGTATCGACGTTATTGGCGCTATCAGTGAAGCAGAGCTGTTGAAGCGTCAGGGCCTCCTGTTATACTGCTGTACCGCCCCGTATACCGATGTACGTAATGCCGTACGACCATTGCTGAAACGCCTCGCAGAAAAGTATGCGCCACTGGCAGTATGGCTGGTGAATGAACTGGTGCCCTTACTGATGCGCAAAGAAACTGCTGAAGGCCTTCACGCCGACCTGGCGCTGATATTAAGCAATGAGCTGGTTCGCCATCTGCAGGATATCGACCAGGCTACAGCCTTACGTTTACTGTATTCAAATTACCGCCCCGCGCAGGCATTCGGCGTGCTGGTACTGGAAAAATATATCCCGGCCGAAAGTCTCACCATCAAACAGGTCATTGCTGCGGGTAGCCATGAGCTACAGGTCGTAAGGGAATGGTGCTGGCGTTTCTTCCAGCAGCATGTAACGCGTATTCGCTATGAAAGAGATGCGGCGGTTACACTCCTGGATGCTACCTGGGAGGATACCCGTGCCTTTGCAGCGGAATACTTCCGTACGCAATTCGAGGCGGCTGACTGGTCACCCGAATCACTGGTGGCTATTGCCGACAGTGTGAACCCTTCCGTACAGGCTTTCGGTCGTGAATTGCTCACCCGCTTCTTCCGTGAGGAAGATGGCCCCGTTTACCTGATGAAACTCAGCCAGCACCCCGGTGTGGCTATGCAGTTGTTTGCAACGAACTACCTCGAGCACTATGCAGCTGGTAACCTCTCCTATCTGAAAGAACTGGAACATTATTTCAGGTCTGTATTGTCAAGGGTGAACAAGGCCCGTGTAGCGAAGGAAAGGATCTTTAATTTCCTGGAGAAAGAAGCGCTGAAATCGAGAGAAGCAGCAGTCTATATAGGAGAGATTATTGCTGATATATCCGCTACGGTGGCTATTGGCGACAAAGCCCGCTGTATTGCTGTCATGCGTAATATTCATCAGTTGTATCCTGACCTGTTCCTGCCGGTACGATTTAAGGAATTTCCTGTGAAACAATCTTAA
- a CDS encoding response regulator transcription factor yields MKKIKLLLVEDEIVLAGVVKETLEANGFHISHAENGVQGWEQYLSFRPEICVVDIMMPKKDGIALVKDIRTVDEHTPVIFLTAKSETQDVIKGLQTGADDYIKKPFSLEELILRIRTLLKRSQLANTPAATKTNNSGIYILGTYTFDYNRQELRHEKGDTRLSLREADMLKMLAERPNATTHRRNILLELWGDDNFFNARNMDVYISKIRKYLQYDPSVQLVNVRGLGYKLVY; encoded by the coding sequence ATGAAAAAGATCAAGCTGCTACTGGTTGAAGATGAAATCGTACTGGCAGGTGTAGTTAAAGAAACACTGGAAGCTAATGGCTTTCATATCAGCCATGCGGAGAATGGTGTACAGGGTTGGGAACAATACCTGTCTTTCCGCCCTGAGATCTGTGTGGTGGATATCATGATGCCTAAAAAGGACGGTATCGCACTGGTAAAAGATATCCGCACAGTGGATGAACACACACCTGTTATCTTCCTGACAGCTAAAAGTGAAACCCAGGACGTTATAAAGGGATTGCAGACCGGCGCTGACGATTATATCAAAAAGCCTTTCAGCCTGGAAGAGCTGATCCTGCGTATCAGGACATTACTGAAACGCAGTCAGTTGGCCAATACTCCTGCAGCCACCAAAACGAATAATAGCGGTATCTATATATTGGGCACCTATACTTTTGATTATAACAGGCAGGAACTGCGTCATGAAAAGGGTGATACCCGTCTTTCCCTGAGGGAGGCCGATATGTTGAAAATGCTGGCAGAACGGCCCAATGCCACTACACACCGCAGGAACATCCTGCTGGAGCTATGGGGCGACGACAACTTCTTCAACGCCCGTAATATGGATGTTTATATCAGCAAGATCCGTAAATACCTGCAATACGATCCGTCGGTACAGCTGGTCAATGTACGCGGACTAGGCTATAAATTGGTTTACTAA
- a CDS encoding DoxX family membrane protein, with translation MINNTISFLILRLAIGASMFGHGLVRLPKLDKFSDWMVKSFENAMLPAALVRPFSYALPIAEFLIGLLLIIGLFTRQSLVAGSIVMILLILGTTLIENWEALVSQLVHAAFFALLLSYVTYNSCAVDNLLKK, from the coding sequence ATGATCAACAACACAATCAGCTTTTTAATCCTGCGCCTGGCTATTGGCGCCAGTATGTTCGGACACGGATTAGTGAGACTACCCAAACTCGATAAGTTCAGTGACTGGATGGTTAAAAGCTTTGAGAACGCTATGCTGCCTGCTGCACTTGTAAGACCTTTCAGTTATGCGCTTCCCATAGCAGAATTCCTCATAGGACTGCTGCTCATCATCGGATTATTCACCAGGCAGTCGCTGGTTGCCGGAAGTATTGTAATGATATTGTTGATATTGGGCACTACGCTGATCGAGAATTGGGAGGCACTCGTTTCTCAACTGGTCCATGCGGCCTTTTTTGCTTTGCTTTTGAGTTATGTTACATACAATAGTTGCGCAGTGGATAATCTCCTTAAGAAATAA